The Erythrobacter aurantius genome includes a window with the following:
- a CDS encoding dihydroorotase, translating to MKQTQPLAITGGQIVTRDGVAQGTVRLVDGLIAAAGSDVMPQDGDAVLDAKGKLVAPGIVDFGVFKVDKPAFHFGGITRAALMPDQSPPLDYPSRVNYIAKSGKPDLWVHPLAAATRGLEGSELAEIALMRDAGARGVATGRRWIGDSGVMLRLMQYAAMLDLVVVCHAEDDGLAAGAAATAGEIATRLGLPSAPAEAETLALARDIALAEMSGARVHFRQVTTAAGFDLIRAAKAKGIKVTCGITPAHFMLSDLATADFRTFTRLSPPLRSEADRQAARAAIADGTVDVIASGHDPRGPEDKRLPFADAEPGMAGAETLLPLVFNLVREELIDTAAAFRLLAANPAQLLGVNAGAIEPGREADIAVIDPDAPWIVDRRMMEATADNTPFDRQGVQGRVKALIKGGVEIPL from the coding sequence ATGAAGCAGACGCAGCCACTTGCGATTACCGGTGGCCAGATCGTCACCCGCGATGGCGTGGCACAGGGCACGGTGCGGCTGGTCGATGGCCTGATCGCTGCTGCCGGGTCCGATGTGATGCCACAGGACGGTGACGCCGTGCTGGATGCAAAGGGCAAGCTTGTCGCTCCGGGAATTGTCGATTTCGGGGTGTTCAAGGTCGACAAACCGGCATTCCATTTCGGTGGGATCACGCGTGCGGCGCTGATGCCCGACCAGTCGCCGCCGCTCGATTACCCGAGCCGCGTCAACTATATCGCCAAGAGCGGCAAGCCCGACCTGTGGGTTCACCCGCTCGCCGCGGCGACTCGTGGGCTTGAGGGTAGCGAACTCGCTGAGATCGCGCTGATGCGTGATGCGGGTGCGCGCGGAGTTGCCACAGGGCGGCGCTGGATCGGCGACAGCGGCGTGATGCTACGGCTGATGCAATATGCGGCCATGCTTGATCTGGTGGTCGTCTGCCATGCCGAGGACGATGGGCTTGCCGCCGGTGCCGCTGCCACTGCAGGAGAGATCGCGACCCGCCTTGGCTTGCCGAGCGCCCCGGCTGAAGCCGAAACGCTTGCGCTGGCGCGGGACATTGCGCTTGCCGAAATGAGCGGCGCGCGCGTGCATTTCCGCCAGGTCACCACCGCCGCCGGGTTTGACCTGATCCGGGCGGCCAAGGCCAAGGGGATCAAGGTCACCTGCGGGATCACCCCGGCGCATTTCATGCTGTCCGATCTCGCCACCGCCGATTTTCGCACCTTCACCCGGCTTTCACCGCCCTTGCGCAGTGAAGCGGACAGGCAGGCTGCGCGCGCGGCGATTGCCGACGGGACGGTGGATGTCATCGCCAGCGGTCACGATCCGCGCGGCCCGGAAGACAAGCGTCTGCCGTTCGCCGATGCCGAGCCGGGCATGGCAGGGGCCGAAACCTTGCTGCCGCTGGTGTTCAACCTCGTGCGCGAAGAACTGATCGACACCGCTGCCGCGTTTCGTCTGCTGGCCGCAAACCCCGCGCAATTGCTCGGGGTGAACGCGGGCGCGATAGAACCGGGACGAGAAGCCGATATCGCGGTGATCGATCCGGATGCCCCGTGGATTGTGGATCGCCGCATGATGGAGGCGACAGCCGACAACACTCCGTTCGACAGGCAGGGTGTGCAGGGCCGGGTCAAGGCTCTGATCAAGGGCGGGGTCGAAATCCCGCTTTGA
- a CDS encoding SPOR domain-containing protein — MARDNQGFTNSRSSGPKMALFIGTALASLALAGCAASAPPAEVSFTKAQAALQNGKVDNAVAHAEAAVLAEPRNAGFRALLGASYLEAGRFQSAATAFGEAIELGDSDPRTVLSYALAQVAIGNNTAALQTLQAHESAIPAADLGLAMALAGAPERGVHYLVNTVRNGDTSAKARQNLAYSYALAGNWPAARVMAAEDVPADQLDARLTEWASTARPEDHMVRVAKLLGISPIADGGQPQHLALANFPSQQVLVAEAETGSSDAAPAEFAEAKPTQSEAMAFGIRDIDTVYVEDKDEDAVETVDPTPRAASPVRVAEAAPAVTAPVRSSAPAPVATPVAAAAPSRGAPRFVSNAVVQQVPVSAPRPAQAARPQPVRAPAQARAAAQPMAVATGADATHLVQLGAFESRAVAESKWREFQRRFPQLSKHDVVITEAKVNGRTFFRVAAAGFTSRTASSMCGTVKSSGRGCFAYAASNPPAGAVDNGVRVAARSR; from the coding sequence ATGGCCCGCGATAATCAAGGCTTTACCAACAGCCGCAGCAGTGGCCCGAAGATGGCCCTTTTCATCGGCACCGCGCTGGCAAGCCTCGCGCTCGCCGGTTGTGCGGCATCGGCGCCGCCCGCGGAAGTGTCGTTCACCAAGGCTCAGGCCGCGCTTCAGAATGGCAAGGTGGACAATGCCGTCGCCCACGCCGAAGCCGCTGTGCTGGCCGAACCGCGTAACGCCGGTTTCCGTGCGCTGCTGGGTGCATCCTATCTTGAGGCAGGCCGTTTCCAGTCCGCCGCAACCGCCTTTGGCGAAGCGATCGAACTGGGTGACAGCGATCCGCGCACCGTTCTGAGCTATGCCCTTGCACAGGTCGCCATCGGCAACAACACCGCTGCGCTGCAAACTCTGCAAGCCCATGAAAGCGCGATCCCCGCCGCTGATCTGGGCCTTGCGATGGCGCTCGCGGGTGCTCCGGAACGCGGCGTGCATTACCTCGTGAACACGGTGCGCAATGGCGACACCAGCGCCAAGGCCCGCCAGAACCTTGCCTATTCCTATGCGCTCGCAGGCAATTGGCCGGCTGCGCGCGTCATGGCTGCCGAAGACGTTCCGGCAGACCAGCTCGATGCGCGCCTCACCGAATGGGCCTCCACTGCTCGCCCGGAAGACCACATGGTCCGCGTAGCGAAGCTGCTGGGCATCAGCCCGATTGCCGACGGCGGCCAGCCGCAGCATCTCGCGCTCGCCAATTTCCCGAGCCAGCAAGTGCTCGTCGCCGAAGCCGAAACCGGCAGCAGCGATGCCGCTCCGGCCGAGTTCGCCGAAGCCAAGCCGACTCAAAGCGAAGCAATGGCCTTTGGCATTCGCGACATCGATACCGTCTATGTCGAGGACAAGGACGAAGATGCCGTAGAGACGGTTGACCCGACCCCGCGCGCCGCCAGCCCGGTGCGCGTGGCTGAGGCCGCTCCGGCGGTAACCGCGCCGGTGCGCAGTTCCGCTCCGGCCCCTGTGGCAACGCCGGTTGCCGCTGCCGCTCCTTCGCGTGGCGCACCGCGCTTCGTCTCCAACGCCGTGGTGCAGCAAGTTCCCGTGTCCGCGCCGCGTCCGGCGCAGGCCGCTCGCCCGCAGCCCGTTCGCGCTCCTGCACAGGCACGCGCCGCAGCGCAGCCGATGGCTGTCGCGACCGGGGCGGATGCAACCCACCTCGTCCAGCTCGGCGCCTTCGAAAGCCGTGCTGTGGCGGAATCCAAGTGGCGCGAATTCCAGCGCCGCTTCCCGCAGCTTTCCAAGCATGACGTTGTCATCACCGAAGCCAAGGTCAACGGTCGCACGTTCTTCCGCGTCGCTGCGGCAGGCTTCACTTCGCGCACCGCCAGCAGCATGTGCGGAACCGTAAAGTCTTCGGGCCGTGGCTGCTTTGCCTATGCCGCATCGAACCCGCCCGCAGGCGCGGTCGACAACGGCGTTCGCGTGGCCGCACGTTCACGCTAA